GTGGCCGATGACGGTGAGCCAAGAAGGACCATCACCGCCTGGCATCGGTCTGTAGTGCTGGATGAGTATGCGTCGGACGATATCTTTATTGATCTCGACAGCGAATGCTCTCGATATTTGCTCGGCAATCTTGCGGCAGCCGAAGCGGGGATTTCGCCGCTTCATCTCGATAACCACACCAATGAGTTCTTTTGATGGACCTTTGGGTCCGGGGCGCCGGCGCTTTCTCGGGCCATAGAGCAGGCGATACTTGCGTCTCACCAGCACGGAATGAAAGCGCAGAAGGGTGGAAGGCTTTAGTATCACAGCCATCTTGCTCAGGCGTTTGGGTGACCCCAAAAGCGCGCGAACTCCCAGCACCAGCGGATCCCATGAGGTCAGATTCGGCGCACGCCGCTGCGCACGCTTCATGATGAGCAGCTGGTGTTTGACCGCCAGTGATTCGGCCACCACCGCGCCAAGGCCGCCCCGACTGCCAAGCTTTGCCAGGGTCACTAACAGATGGGCGATCAAGATGAATAGTTCTCGCATGAGAGCGAACTTTAAGGGTAAGTGAAGGATTCACAAGATTGCGCTGCTGAAGTGTTTTCTGCAAGATTCAGCAATTCGCCACAGACAGGAAATATCACCAGACTTCTCGAAGCTTTCGGAGCTTTTAGCAGGGACAGGCATCGCGGCAGTAATCGCGCGTTCAGGCGTTGGCGAGGCGGCGGGCCGTACCGAGCAGCTGGTCCCAGGTCTCGCGCACGTCGGCCTGCGTGGTGCGCGCGTTCCCGATCGCGAAGCGGATCGCGACGCGCTCGCCGAGGCGCGTGGTTGAGAGAAATGCGAACCCGCTGCGATTGATCTCTTCGGTCACGCGCTGATTGTGCTCGTCCAGCGCGACGGCGTTTTGCGCAAGGCGCGCGGGCAGGTGGCGAAAGCACACGACCGAGAGCGGATGCGGCGCCATGATTTCGAAATCGCCGGCTTCGCGGATCCATCGCGCCAGTTCCTGCGTCCAGGCCACGTGACTGCGAAGGATCTCGACAATTCTGCGCCGCCCATAGGCGCGCAGCACGAACCATAGCTTCAGCCCGCGAAAGCGACGGCCCAACTGCACGCCGTAGTCCATATAGTTGTGCACCTCGCTCTCGGGAGTTTCGAGGTAGGCCGGGACCAGGCTGAACGCGCGGCGGAGCAGCGCCTCGTGGGGCGTGTAAAGCACCGAAAGATCGACCGGCACGAACATCCACTTGTGCGGATTGACCACCAGCGAGTCGGCCGCCTCGGCGCCGTCGAGCAGCCAGCGCAGTTCCGGCACGATCGCGGCCGGACCCGCGTAGGCCGCGTCAACGTGCAGCCACACGCGATGCGCGCGGCAGACGCTCGCGATCGCGGGGACCGGATCGACCGAGGTGGTCGAGGTCGTGCCGACCGTCGCCGCCACGGCCATCGGCAAAAAGCCGCGCGCGCGATCTTCGGCGATCGCACGGTCGAGCGCCGCCGGATCCATCCTGAACGCATCGTCGGTCGAGACCTTGACCACGTTTTCTCGCCCGATACCCAGCAGGATCGCGTCCTTCTCGATGTGCGAGTGGGTCTGGCCGGTGCAGTACACGCGCAGGCGCGGAAGGTCGCGGCCGGCGATGCCCAGATTGCGCATGTCAAGGCCGAGCGACTCGCGCGCCGCCGCGAGCGCGTGCAGGCCGGAAATGCTGGCGGTGTCGTAAACCACGCCGAAGAAGCTCTGC
The genomic region above belongs to Candidatus Binataceae bacterium and contains:
- a CDS encoding helix-turn-helix domain-containing protein; its protein translation is MIAHLLVTLAKLGSRGGLGAVVAESLAVKHQLLIMKRAQRRAPNLTSWDPLVLGVRALLGSPKRLSKMAVILKPSTLLRFHSVLVRRKYRLLYGPRKRRRPGPKGPSKELIGVVIEMKRRNPRFGCRKIAEQISRAFAVEINKDIVRRILIQHYRPMPGGDGPSWLTVIGH
- a CDS encoding pyridoxal-dependent decarboxylase, encoding MDERKFAEALARASAWVARYFERTRDFPVLSRVRPGEIAAAMASAMPEEGEDFDALLDDFERIVVPGITHWNHPRFFAYFSITGSEPAVLAELLAAALNVNGMLWRTSPAATEVEEVALRWLRDALGLPQSFFGVVYDTASISGLHALAAARESLGLDMRNLGIAGRDLPRLRVYCTGQTHSHIEKDAILLGIGRENVVKVSTDDAFRMDPAALDRAIAEDRARGFLPMAVAATVGTTSTTSVDPVPAIASVCRAHRVWLHVDAAYAGPAAIVPELRWLLDGAEAADSLVVNPHKWMFVPVDLSVLYTPHEALLRRAFSLVPAYLETPESEVHNYMDYGVQLGRRFRGLKLWFVLRAYGRRRIVEILRSHVAWTQELARWIREAGDFEIMAPHPLSVVCFRHLPARLAQNAVALDEHNQRVTEEINRSGFAFLSTTRLGERVAIRFAIGNARTTQADVRETWDQLLGTARRLANA